A segment of the Siphonobacter curvatus genome:
TAAACTAGTGGTAGTCGCCGCCGCCCGTCCGAGCCTGGAAGCTGGAAAAATACAAAGCATCCTATGTCGACATGGGTCGAAGGTCTGGAAAATGGACCTCCCTTATCACCAGGTAGTAGCGGGTACGGTAGCATTATGATGTTTTTAGGGAAAAGCCCTATTAATCTGTTGGCGTATATCGTATATAGTTCGGTTTTCTATGTATAATTAGCCCACCCGTCGGAACTTTTTCAGGGGTGGGCTTTCTTGTATTAATAGATTACTTCGTATTACTACCCTTCAAATCCCCATGGAAATACTCGAACCTATACTCATTTTAATGGCCATACTGGCGGGGCTGGCGGCTTTAGCTCCCAAAATGAAGCTGCCCTATCCGGTGCTACTGGTGTTGGGCGGCCTGTTTGTTGGAATTACGCCCAGTTTGCCGAACGTCCGGCTGGACCCTGAAGTGGTATTCCTGATTTTTCTTCCCCCCTTGCTATACGAAGCCAGCTGGAAAATCTCCTGGCACGATTTGAAAACCTACCGTAAACCCATTAGTCGTCTGGCGATTGGTTTGGTTTTTCTGACGACCACGGTAGTAGCCGTCGTCGCTCATTACTGCATTCCAGGCTTCGATTGGCCCCTGGCCTTTGTACTCGGAGCTATTGTATCACCGCCCGACGCCGTTGCTGCTACCAGTGCGACCAAGGGATTGGGCATGCCCCGCCGTACGACCGTCATCCTCGAAGGCGAAAGCCTCGTGAATGATGCCTCGGCCCTAATTGCGTATCGGTACGCCGTAGCCGCCGTAGCCAGTGGAAGTTTCATTTTATGGCAGGCCAGTATTCAGTTTGTGATCTTGGCTATCGGGGGCGTACTGGCTGGATTGGCCATTGGGTACGCCTTTGTGTGGGCCTTGCGAAAAGTACAGGGCAACGCAACTGTAGAGGCGAGTTTGAACCTAATGATCCCTTTCGTTTCCTATCTATTTGCGGAACACATTAAGGTATCAGGTGTATTGTCGGTCGTGGCTACGGGCTTATACGTTTCCTGGCGTTCGTCGGAAGTGTTTTCGTACCAGGGTCGCATGTTGAGTAACAATTTCTGGGAACTGCTGGGCTTTCTGCTCAACGGTTTTGTCTTCATTCTCATTGGCTTACAGCTACCCTGGTTGCTGGAAGGCATTACCGAGTATTCGATGACGCACCTCATTCTCTACGGACTACTCGTGAGTGCGGCGGCTATATTCATTCGGATGGCCTGGCTGTTTGTTATTTCCAAATCTTCCATGCGATTCGGCTTTGCCAATGAAGCTACCATCAAGAGCAAGGGCGAACTCTTTATCATCGGCTGGGCGGGCATGCGGGGCGTGGTATCGCTGGCCACGGCCTTAGCCCTGCCGCTGACCCTGCAAAACGGTAATGCTTTTCCTAATCGAGACGTGGTTCTCTTTCTGGCCTTTATTGTGATTCTGGTTACGCTGGTGTTACAGGGCTTAACGTTGCCGTTTTTCGTTCGTCATTTTAATGTAAAAGAAGATACCGAAAAAGAAGCGGCTCTTGAACGGAAACTGCGTCTGCATATGGCTCGTCAGGCCATGACCTTTATTGACAAGGAACTGCCGATCCTAGGAGGAAACGAATACATTCATAACGGCCTGAGAAACCGTTTTGAACAGCAAATCCGCTACCTGAACGGCTCTCTCCCTACGGATGGGATACAGCCATCCCTAAAGACCCGTAATGAGCAATTCAAACAGTATATTTTTAGTGAACTGGAGGTGATTAATTTCCAGCGACAGGAGATTATCAAACTACTTAAGAATGATAAGTACCCGGAAGAAATGATTCGGAAAGTAGAGGGTGAACTGGACGTCTGGAATGTGGCGGTGCAGAGCCGGTTGAAGATTATTAAATAGGAAAGTTTTCCCATTCGTTGCGAGTAGTCAGGACCCTGTGCATAAGGTCCGGCTACTCGCAATGTTTTTATAGTTGGACTTCAATGCTGGGATTACGTTTTAATAGCTCCGCCACAAAGCCCGCCTTATCCCTGGGCGAAAGAAGAATATGGTCAAAGCGATTATAAATCAGCTCAATCCGGTCCAGCGATAGGGCAGGAGACTGAAGGATATTTCTGGACTTGGATACTTTTCGAATGGACTTTATTTCAATGCGTTCCTGAAACAAAAAGCCAGAGCTAATTCTGAGTGTATCAGTATCCATCTGGTAGACAGTCGTAGAAAAGACATGAATGATGAATAGCGAGCAAAGCAAGATGATTCCCAGTCCAAGCCAAATCCCCTGGTAAGCCATAAAACTAGCGATTCCAAGACAGAGAATCGAAATCGGAAGGACGAGTTCAAGGCCTACTTTAGAGGGATACGTGATCATAGGTTTAGAGAAGAGGAGTAGGAAAGATTCGCATAATGACTGGACTTCAGCCAAGATACGTACTTCAAGTAAAATTTGCCGAAAACAGATAATAAACAGTAAAAGCCCCCAGTACGACCGGGGGCTTTTGACGATGAACTCTATGTATTAAAAAATGAATCTTATTTTTTAGGACTGGTCGTTGGTTTGCCACCGCCAGCGGGTGCTCCGCCGGAAGGCGTACCGCCCGAAGGCTGGCCGCCACTACCGTTCTGCATACCTGCTCCAGTATCAGTTCCGCCTCCGTCTTTCACGTCGTCGTTTTGAATGGATTTCGTCCGACGGCGGGGAGCCTGCATACTCATTTTTCCAATCTTGTAACTAAAGGTCAGCCGTACGCCCCGGTTATACATGTACATGTTGTTCACCTGCGTAAACTGTGGTGACGTCAACTCCGTTTTCATCCGAATGTTGGAAGCCAGAAAGTTTTCGGCCGCAATACCGATGCTGCCTTTCTTGTTGGCAAAGTCTTTCCGAATACCTAAGTTATAAAACCCAAAACCGGCCATCCGACCCTGTAATTGTACCTGCGGCCCCCGCATCATACCGAAGCCCTGAATACCCCAGCCTTTACCCAGCGTTGCCTGTAAACGGCTACCAAAATCGACGTTGAAGCCCGAATTTTCAATGTTAATCGACAAACCGTCCAGTCCCGTAGTCGTACCCTGCAGTTTAGTATAGTAACTGTTGGTGAAGAAATCGAGGCTGAACTTAGACGAGAGGTCGTACTTGAAAAACAGGTTGACCCCTAAAGCATGTTCTGAACCAATGTTTTCGAACGTCGTCAAGATGGCTCCGGCCAGTGTATCGAGGGGCGTCCGAACCTGCGTAATCGAGTTGTTGGTGAAGCGACCAAACACCGCCGCATTAAAGAACGCCTTGTTAAAGGTATTGCTGTAGCCAAGCTCCACGTTGTCCGTCAACTCGGGACGTAACAGCGGGTTTCCCATGGTTACGTTTTGCGGGTTAGCGGCATTGAAGTTAGGGTTCAGTTGCTGAATACCCGGCCGTTGAATCCGGCGGTTGTAGGCCAGTTTCACCATTCCTGTTTTCAAAGCCTTGGAGATGTTGACGCTCGGTACGAAATTACTATAGTTCGGAATGGCGATGGACGCATCGGTATTGGAGCGGGCGTCGATAGCCGTGTACTCGTACCGCGTACCAACTTTGAAGGTGTACTTATTTTTCGTCGTATACGTGTAGGAAGCGTAACCCGCGGCAATGTTCTGGTTGTAATCCAGGAAACCTTCGGGGTTATTTTCCTGCGGGAAATAGTTACCCGTGGGTCCGGCCAGCAGATACTCGTAATTACTATTCACTTTCCGCATGATGCCTTTTAATCCAAATTCCAGCATCTGGTTTTTCTGAATGGGCGTCTGGTAATCCGTTTGCAGGGTAAACTCCTGATTGACGTTATCATTCAGGTTTCGCTGACGACCCGTCAGGGATTCTCCCGAGAGCAGATCGGCGTCGAAGTTGTTCACCATGTCGTTACGACTGTACAACGCCGATACGCTCCATTCCTGCTGGGGCTTGAAAATGTGCAGGTAGTCAATGTTGGCATCAATGGTACCCGAATTGTTTTTCGTCGTGACGTTCCGGTTTTGCGTACCCGTCATGGCTCCGTTGGTAAACAGTTCCGTCAGGTAATCCTGATCGACATTCCGGTTCCGCAATCCATAGCGAATACCCGCCGTGATGCTCTGGTTTTTCGAAATATCGTAATCCCAGCCCAGGTTGTAGCGGCCCATCAAACCACGGGACATACCTTCGCCCCTCTGACGCGATAGAAGGGTATTGCCACCTACTTGACTGGTTTGATCGAGCGTAGAAAGCGTTTTGACGTTGTACTCCGCCCGGCCAAAGCCGCCCAGCGTGAAGCCCATTTTTCCTTGTCGATAATTACCGTTCAGTCCCAGGTTCGCTCCCCGGTTACCCACGCCCGTATCCAGGTTCAGGTTGAAACCCTGCAGGTTATTTTTCTTCGTGATGATGTTGATGATCCCGCCGGAACCTTCCGCGTCGTATTTAGCCGAAGGCGAAGTAATGACTTCCACCGTAGCAATCTGGTCGGCGGGAATTTGCTTGAGGGCATCCGCTACGCTACTGGCGACAATCGTGGAAGGTTTGTTATTAATCAGTACGCGAATGTTACTGCTTCCCCGCATCGAAACGTTTCCGTCCAGATCGACCGAAAGCATGGGTACTTTACGTAAAATATCGGAAGCGTCACCCCCTTTGGAGGAGATGTCTTTTTCAGCGTTATACACCAGGCGGTCTACCTTTTCTTCAATCAAGGCTTTCTGCCCCGTTACGGTAACCTCCTGAAGCGTTTTGGAATCGCCTGACAGTTTGATAACGCCCAGCGTCACATCCTGAATAACGTTCAGCGGCTCAATTGATTTGGTTTCGTACCCCACAAATGAAATTTGCAGGCGGTAATTACCGGGGCTTACGTTACTGATCGTAAACTGGCCCTTGCCATCGGCTACCGTACCCGTTACCAGTTGATTGGTCGATCGGTTGAATAAGGCAACGCTGGCAAATTCTACGGGTTTGCCGCCGGTAGAATCAACCAGGAATCCCGTCACTACGGGATTTTTAGGAGCAGCGGGCTGCGTGGAGTCGGCAGCGACGGGCTGTACAGAAAGGGAGTCGGTGGGTACTTGTGCGTAACCGTGACTCAAACCGAATAGGGCTCCAAAGGATAGGGTAAATACGTATCGTTTCATTGCTTTTGGTCCAGGAAAGGAACAATACAAAAGTGATACCAATCCCAGGGGCCGCGAAATGAATCTTACCGAGTGCCGACTTCGAACGGACGAATGCCCATTTCCGCCGGAAGAAAGCGGGGACGGGAGGATGCACAGATTTTAGACAGAATTGATGCGTTATTTAGGGATCAGAACTTTGGAAATGACCTATGAAGATTCTACTGGTAGAAGACGAAACGTTGTTATCCGACAGTATTCGTTCGGCGTTGGTGCAGGAAGGTTTTTCCTGCGAAACGGCATTGTCGTTTCAGGAAGCCCGCGAAAAACTGGCGGATAAAATCTATGATATTGTCGTACTAGACATCAATTTGCCCGGTGGACTGGGTTTTGATCTTTTTGGCGACATTCAGAGTATGGACTCGCATCCGGGCGTACTGATCATCTCGGTACGGAATAGCCTGGACGACAAACTACGCGGCCTCAACCTCGGGGCCGATGATTATCTGGTCAAGCCCTTTCACCTTGATGAACTGCTGGCCCGTATCCGCAGTATTATTCGCCGCCGCTACCCCCAGGACTCCGAGGAACTGGTGTATCATAACCTTTCCTATGATCTGGCTGCGAATCAGGTACGCGTAAATGGGCAGGAACTAAAGCTGACGCACAGTCAGTTACGGATTCTGTACTACTTGCTGGTGAATAAAAACCGGACGGTTTCCAAAGAGTCGCTGTCCGACTACGTACTGAAAGACGACATTGATATGGTTGATTCTTTCGATTACATCTACACCCATATCAAAAACCTCCGGCAGAAACTCAAGAAAGAAGGTTGTGAAGTCAGCATCGTGACGATGTACGGGATGGGCTATACCTTAAAGAAATCCGATGGCAATTAATCAGTACAGTAAACGCTTCATTACGAAGATTAAGAAGGTTTACGTTGTAGCCTTGCCCATTCTGCTCGTCCTGACGATTTTATTCAACAACCTGGTCATTGATTTTTACTATAAAGTCATTTATCGAAACCGGTTCAAGGCTCAGGCCGAGGAGGTGGTTTCGTACGTGGAGCTGACGGGTTCGTTTCCTAAAATAGAAGGTATTACCTACCGCCCGTTACCAGCGGATACCAAACCTTATTCTTACTTCGAATACCATTTCTTCGACGTCGTGACCGTGGACAGCGATTTCTGGTCGATCCTTTTTTTTAATCAGCACCTGAACAACAAGCGGATCAAGGAATTCACGACGACGGCCAAAATCAAAAATCGCTGGTACGAACTGAAGATTACCAAAATCGAGCTAAATGAACCGGGTGGTCCTGAAAATGAGGCGGTTTTGTTTGCTGTGGCCTTCTCACTGATCTTATTCTTCCTGCTGAACTGGGGCTTTTTCCAGTTTAATCTCAACCGGGTTTCGTACAATCTCTGGCGGCCTTTTTATCAGAATCTCCGACGGATCAACTCGTATCACATTCGCAACAAAGAGCCGCTACAACTGAAAGATACGCACATCCGGGAGTTTGAATTGTTCAATCAGGCCATTCTGGATTTCACGACCAAAACCCAGAGTGCTTACAACCAACTGCGGGAGTTTACCGAAAATACGGCTCACGAGCTGCAAACACCCCTAAGTATTCTGCTGGCTAAAGTCGAACTGATTCTCAAGCGAACCAGTCTGGAGTCAGAAAACCGGAAGGAACTGCTGGATATTAAGAAGACGATTGTCCGGCTGTCGGGTATCCATAAAGGACTCAATCTATTATCCCGGATTCGCAGCATTCAGTACGCTGGCAACATTGAAAAAAAGGAAATCAACTTCAATGAACTAGTGCGGGAAAGCCTGGAAACCTACGAAGAACTCATCGAGTACCGCAACCTCACCGTGACCTTGCAGGCGGACACGCCCGTACTGCTCAGCACCAACGAAGAACTGGTACGGATTTTAGTGGATAATCTGCTGCGAAATGCCGTGCAACACAATGTAAATCAGGGAGAAATTACCATCCGTCTGACGAGCCGTGGCTTTGAGATGAGTAATACCGGATCAGTCGTGGAGGGGAGGACCGAGGATTTATTTGCCCGGTATCATACCAAGTCTACGGATAATGGGCGACTGGGGTTAGGACTCGCCATTGTAGAAGCGATTTGTGAGACGCTCGACTTTCATTGTGCGTACGCCTACCAGCACTCGCAACACGTGATTCGGATTCACTGGCAAAAATAAAAATTACAATTTTTTAATAATCGACAAATTGGTCAATAAGGTTGACAAATCGGGCAATCCGTCAGATTTTCGACAGATTTTGGGGCTTCTTTTGGGTATCGGAATCGGACAATCGATGGTTGTGAGAAAGGAGAGGAAACAAATTTTTCAAATGGTTGGTTGTCATTCCTGGTATAATACAAGTTTTAATAGCTGAGTAATGCATTTCATCCCATCTCAATCGTCGTCTT
Coding sequences within it:
- a CDS encoding sensor histidine kinase, translating into MAINQYSKRFITKIKKVYVVALPILLVLTILFNNLVIDFYYKVIYRNRFKAQAEEVVSYVELTGSFPKIEGITYRPLPADTKPYSYFEYHFFDVVTVDSDFWSILFFNQHLNNKRIKEFTTTAKIKNRWYELKITKIELNEPGGPENEAVLFAVAFSLILFFLLNWGFFQFNLNRVSYNLWRPFYQNLRRINSYHIRNKEPLQLKDTHIREFELFNQAILDFTTKTQSAYNQLREFTENTAHELQTPLSILLAKVELILKRTSLESENRKELLDIKKTIVRLSGIHKGLNLLSRIRSIQYAGNIEKKEINFNELVRESLETYEELIEYRNLTVTLQADTPVLLSTNEELVRILVDNLLRNAVQHNVNQGEITIRLTSRGFEMSNTGSVVEGRTEDLFARYHTKSTDNGRLGLGLAIVEAICETLDFHCAYAYQHSQHVIRIHWQK
- a CDS encoding Na+/H+ antiporter; the protein is MEILEPILILMAILAGLAALAPKMKLPYPVLLVLGGLFVGITPSLPNVRLDPEVVFLIFLPPLLYEASWKISWHDLKTYRKPISRLAIGLVFLTTTVVAVVAHYCIPGFDWPLAFVLGAIVSPPDAVAATSATKGLGMPRRTTVILEGESLVNDASALIAYRYAVAAVASGSFILWQASIQFVILAIGGVLAGLAIGYAFVWALRKVQGNATVEASLNLMIPFVSYLFAEHIKVSGVLSVVATGLYVSWRSSEVFSYQGRMLSNNFWELLGFLLNGFVFILIGLQLPWLLEGITEYSMTHLILYGLLVSAAAIFIRMAWLFVISKSSMRFGFANEATIKSKGELFIIGWAGMRGVVSLATALALPLTLQNGNAFPNRDVVLFLAFIVILVTLVLQGLTLPFFVRHFNVKEDTEKEAALERKLRLHMARQAMTFIDKELPILGGNEYIHNGLRNRFEQQIRYLNGSLPTDGIQPSLKTRNEQFKQYIFSELEVINFQRQEIIKLLKNDKYPEEMIRKVEGELDVWNVAVQSRLKIIK
- a CDS encoding TonB-dependent receptor domain-containing protein; the protein is MKRYVFTLSFGALFGLSHGYAQVPTDSLSVQPVAADSTQPAAPKNPVVTGFLVDSTGGKPVEFASVALFNRSTNQLVTGTVADGKGQFTISNVSPGNYRLQISFVGYETKSIEPLNVIQDVTLGVIKLSGDSKTLQEVTVTGQKALIEEKVDRLVYNAEKDISSKGGDASDILRKVPMLSVDLDGNVSMRGSSNIRVLINNKPSTIVASSVADALKQIPADQIATVEVITSPSAKYDAEGSGGIINIITKKNNLQGFNLNLDTGVGNRGANLGLNGNYRQGKMGFTLGGFGRAEYNVKTLSTLDQTSQVGGNTLLSRQRGEGMSRGLMGRYNLGWDYDISKNQSITAGIRYGLRNRNVDQDYLTELFTNGAMTGTQNRNVTTKNNSGTIDANIDYLHIFKPQQEWSVSALYSRNDMVNNFDADLLSGESLTGRQRNLNDNVNQEFTLQTDYQTPIQKNQMLEFGLKGIMRKVNSNYEYLLAGPTGNYFPQENNPEGFLDYNQNIAAGYASYTYTTKNKYTFKVGTRYEYTAIDARSNTDASIAIPNYSNFVPSVNISKALKTGMVKLAYNRRIQRPGIQQLNPNFNAANPQNVTMGNPLLRPELTDNVELGYSNTFNKAFFNAAVFGRFTNNSITQVRTPLDTLAGAILTTFENIGSEHALGVNLFFKYDLSSKFSLDFFTNSYYTKLQGTTTGLDGLSINIENSGFNVDFGSRLQATLGKGWGIQGFGMMRGPQVQLQGRMAGFGFYNLGIRKDFANKKGSIGIAAENFLASNIRMKTELTSPQFTQVNNMYMYNRGVRLTFSYKIGKMSMQAPRRRTKSIQNDDVKDGGGTDTGAGMQNGSGGQPSGGTPSGGAPAGGGKPTTSPKK
- a CDS encoding response regulator transcription factor, yielding MKILLVEDETLLSDSIRSALVQEGFSCETALSFQEAREKLADKIYDIVVLDINLPGGLGFDLFGDIQSMDSHPGVLIISVRNSLDDKLRGLNLGADDYLVKPFHLDELLARIRSIIRRRYPQDSEELVYHNLSYDLAANQVRVNGQELKLTHSQLRILYYLLVNKNRTVSKESLSDYVLKDDIDMVDSFDYIYTHIKNLRQKLKKEGCEVSIVTMYGMGYTLKKSDGN
- a CDS encoding PH domain-containing protein, producing MITYPSKVGLELVLPISILCLGIASFMAYQGIWLGLGIILLCSLFIIHVFSTTVYQMDTDTLRISSGFLFQERIEIKSIRKVSKSRNILQSPALSLDRIELIYNRFDHILLSPRDKAGFVAELLKRNPSIEVQL